In Labrys wisconsinensis, one genomic interval encodes:
- a CDS encoding protein phosphatase CheZ → MSTPPAPLISDADYAAIEAAVMETARGRWFLAEYAQRNRNADTTAVLDAVRRLEQAVEGGRETGQAERLRFDLIDMAGAIARTKAEIAAIKPEGEGGRIGEATNELDAIVRSTETATGDILAAAEHLQEVAWTMREAGVETAACEIIDQRATDIYTACSFQDITGQRIRKVIQVLRYLEDRLNAMIVIWGAGEPPPPPLDLRGSKDAFLSGPALPGQGMEQSDVDAIWAEEAPAEPPPLKMETVLRPLPLAPPVPASEPMPVSRAAQPAAGSPFTPPMRPRPPARSTPEEGAGEEAPRRAPARPVTLADIEALPFEERAALFS, encoded by the coding sequence ATGTCGACGCCTCCGGCCCCCCTCATCAGCGACGCGGACTACGCGGCCATCGAAGCCGCGGTGATGGAGACCGCGCGCGGGCGCTGGTTCCTCGCCGAATATGCCCAGCGCAACCGCAATGCCGACACGACGGCGGTGCTCGATGCCGTCCGCCGGCTGGAGCAGGCGGTCGAGGGCGGGCGCGAGACGGGGCAGGCCGAGCGCCTGCGCTTCGACCTGATCGACATGGCCGGCGCCATCGCGCGCACCAAGGCCGAGATCGCCGCGATCAAGCCGGAGGGCGAGGGCGGGCGCATCGGCGAGGCCACCAACGAGCTCGACGCCATCGTCCGGTCGACCGAGACGGCGACGGGCGACATCCTGGCGGCGGCCGAGCACCTGCAGGAGGTGGCCTGGACCATGCGCGAAGCCGGCGTGGAGACGGCGGCCTGCGAGATCATCGACCAGCGCGCCACCGACATCTATACCGCCTGCTCCTTCCAGGACATCACCGGCCAGCGCATCCGCAAGGTGATCCAGGTGCTGCGCTATCTGGAGGACCGGCTCAACGCCATGATCGTCATCTGGGGCGCCGGCGAGCCGCCGCCTCCGCCGCTCGACCTGCGCGGCAGCAAGGACGCCTTCCTCAGCGGTCCGGCTCTGCCCGGCCAGGGCATGGAGCAGAGCGACGTCGACGCCATCTGGGCGGAAGAGGCGCCGGCCGAGCCGCCGCCCCTGAAGATGGAGACGGTGCTGCGGCCGCTGCCGCTTGCGCCGCCGGTCCCGGCGTCCGAGCCGATGCCCGTGTCCCGGGCCGCCCAGCCCGCCGCCGGCTCGCCCTTCACGCCGCCGATGCGGCCGCGGCCGCCGGCCCGGTCGACGCCGGAGGAGGGCGCCGGCGAGGAGGCGCCCCGGCGCGCGCCGGCACGGCCGGTGACGCTCGCCGACATCGAGGCGCTGCCCTTCGAGGAGAGAGCGGCGCTGTTCAGCTGA